The Comamonas testosteroni genome contains the following window.
CCTGGCTTGTGGGCCTCTCCAGTCTAGAGCTTTTGCATGGTTTGTGCCATAGGCACTGTGCGCCTGCTCGAAGTCGCTCTCTACTCCAGGCCGAAGCCATGTCAGGTATTGCCGGTTTGACCAGGGCTGGGCCGATGTGCCCAGTCGTAAAGTTGATTGCGCCAGGTTCATTGAGCTTGCCGGGGCTGGCATCTGCCCACTCCTGGGGCTAAGCTTGGTCTGCTCGACTCAGGGCCATGGCCCCGCAGCGCCGGGCAAAGGAGTTCTTATGCTGAGCCATTCTGCTGTGACGACGATGCTGCCGGTGATGGATATGGCGCGTGCTCGTGCTTTCTACGAGGAAGGCCTGGGTCTGCAGCCAGGAGAGCTGCGGCCCGATGGAAAGTTTGTCTACCTGGTTGGCGGTAGTGCACTGGCCCTGTTTCCAAAGCCTGGCGGTACCAAGGCCGAGCACACGGCCATCAGCTTCCGGGTGCCCGATATCGCTGCCAGCATTCGGGAACTGAAAAGCCGGGGTGTGGTGTTTGAGGACTACGACTTCCCTGACTTCAAGACTGTCGACCATGTCTGCGTGCTGGGGTCCGAGAAGGCCGCCTGGTTCAAGGACACGGAGGGTAACTACCTCTGTCTGCACGAGGAGGTGGTGCCAGCCTGAATTGCGTCATGCTCTGCGCGCAGCAATGGCCTAGATCTGTTTGAGTGCGTCAAGTACCTCGCTCTTGGAGAGCAGCTCGCTCATCACCACAGGCGGCTTGCTGGGCAGGTACAGCACGTAGACGGGGACGCCGCTGCGCCCCAGCGATTGCAGTGCCCGGGTGATGGCCGGGTCCTGGCGTGTCCAGTCGGCGCGCAGCAGCTGCACCTTGTGCTGCTCGAAAGCTGCCAGCACCTCGGCATTGCTCAGCGTGGTGCGCTTGTTGACCTGGCAGGTCACGCACCAGGCGGCCGTGAAGTCCACAAACACCGGCTGGCCCGAGGTCCGGGCAGACTGAACCTTGTCTGCCGACCAGGGTTGCCAGAGTTCACCGGCCTGTACCCTGACCTGATCCACAGGCTCGGCCTTGATCAGCGGCAGTGCGTAGTAGGCCACGCCAATGGCCAGCAGCAAGGCGACGGCGCCGAGGCTGATGCGGCTCTTGCCGCGCAGGCCCAGGGCCCAGATCAGCGCGGCCAGCACCAGCAGCAGCGCCAGCAGGGCCGCAGCGGCATCCATGCCGCCCTGATGGCCCAGCACCCAGACCAGCCAGACCACGGTGGCAAACATGGGGAAGGCCATGGCGTGGCGGAAGGTCTGCATCCAGGGCCCGGGGCGGGGCAGCCAGCTCACGACGGCTGGCACGAAGCTGGCCAGCAGATAGGGCAGGGCCATACCCATGCCAAGTGCGGCAAACACCGTCAGCGCCTGTGCCGCTGGCATGTCGATGGCAAAGCCCAGCGAGGCACCCATGAAGGGCGCCGTGCAGGGCGATGCGATGGCCACGGCCAGCACGCCGGAGAGAAAGGAGTCCAGCATCGGGTTGCGCGCCTGGGCACTGGCAATGCTGCTGGGCAGCAGACTGCCGAACTCGAACCAGCCGGCCAGATTCAGTCCCAGCACGGTGAACAGCGCCGCCAGCAGCGAGACCACCACGGGCGACTGCAGCTGGAAGCCCCAGCCCAGTTGCTGGCCCGCCGCGCGCAAGCCCAGCAGCAGTGCGCCGAGTGCCACAAAGGACAGCACCACGCCCGCGGTATAGGCCAGGCCGCCCAGTTTCTGGGCATGGCGGTTCTGGCCATGACCCGAAAACCCCAGTACCTTGATGGCCAGCACAGGAAACACGCAGGGCATGAGGTTGAGGATCAGGCCACCGATCAAACCGCCCAGCAGGGCCGCCCAGAGGCTGCCTGCACTGGCCGCATTGCCTGCAGGTACGGTCTGTGAAGCGGTCTTGTTGGCTTCCAGCGCTGCGGCCAGGGCCGGGGAAACGCCTGCAAGCGCGGGGGCGCTCCAGCGGCCCTGCACGGCCAGTTCGCTGCGCCAGCCAGCGCTTTCGCCCCGCTCCAGCGCGGCAG
Protein-coding sequences here:
- a CDS encoding protein-disulfide reductase DsbD family protein, with translation MSSQAPSLTTGPRSLSQRLSLWLMLALTVWFCAFSTGAGAQILLKNAASGGSTMQTPRVQAELVAQAPEGVTAGEVFWLGLKITHQPEWHTYWKNAGDSGLPTVLQWQLPPGLEAGPIAWPLPHALRVGPLVNYGYEDTVLLPVPIKVAADFKAPASGMVDVGLAAEWLVCRVECIPESGNFQLQIPVQGSSAPQSQAFVQAQAGQPQALSQGGQALVESGKAEGANLPDDRVTLRIPGLPASLKGKTLEFYPENADTFKHAAESGKDWKQHWDGEVWVGENMPLSDMRGETAAQLAVVLALPPAERAAALERGESAGWRSELAVQGRWSAPALAGVSPALAAALEANKTASQTVPAGNAASAGSLWAALLGGLIGGLILNLMPCVFPVLAIKVLGFSGHGQNRHAQKLGGLAYTAGVVLSFVALGALLLGLRAAGQQLGWGFQLQSPVVVSLLAALFTVLGLNLAGWFEFGSLLPSSIASAQARNPMLDSFLSGVLAVAIASPCTAPFMGASLGFAIDMPAAQALTVFAALGMGMALPYLLASFVPAVVSWLPRPGPWMQTFRHAMAFPMFATVVWLVWVLGHQGGMDAAAALLALLLVLAALIWALGLRGKSRISLGAVALLLAIGVAYYALPLIKAEPVDQVRVQAGELWQPWSADKVQSARTSGQPVFVDFTAAWCVTCQVNKRTTLSNAEVLAAFEQHKVQLLRADWTRQDPAITRALQSLGRSGVPVYVLYLPSKPPVVMSELLSKSEVLDALKQI
- a CDS encoding VOC family protein, with amino-acid sequence MLSHSAVTTMLPVMDMARARAFYEEGLGLQPGELRPDGKFVYLVGGSALALFPKPGGTKAEHTAISFRVPDIAASIRELKSRGVVFEDYDFPDFKTVDHVCVLGSEKAAWFKDTEGNYLCLHEEVVPA